From a region of the Acidimicrobiales bacterium genome:
- a CDS encoding ferric reductase-like transmembrane domain-containing protein produces the protein MMSALTRVPMVAEITVHEQLWWFVARSGGIVALALAAASVIWGLLLTTRAAGDKPRPAWLLDLHKFLGALSVVFTAVHVIALMLDNYVSFGLTDIFVPMASSWQPGPVAWGIVAMYLLVAVQASSMMMRKLPRKLWRAIHMLSFGVFGAGVVHGFTAGTDASNPVYVGVSVAAIIVTVFLTTYRVLAPGRGR, from the coding sequence ATGATGTCTGCACTCACACGAGTTCCGATGGTCGCAGAGATAACCGTCCACGAGCAGCTGTGGTGGTTCGTCGCCCGCTCTGGTGGCATCGTCGCACTTGCCCTGGCGGCAGCGTCGGTGATCTGGGGCCTGTTGCTCACCACGCGCGCTGCCGGCGACAAGCCCCGCCCGGCGTGGCTATTGGATCTTCACAAGTTCTTGGGGGCGCTGTCAGTGGTATTCACCGCTGTTCACGTGATCGCCCTGATGCTCGACAACTACGTTTCGTTCGGGCTCACCGACATCTTCGTGCCCATGGCCAGCTCGTGGCAGCCCGGCCCTGTGGCATGGGGAATCGTTGCGATGTACCTGCTGGTGGCGGTGCAGGCGTCTTCGATGATGATGCGAAAACTGCCCCGTAAGTTGTGGCGCGCCATCCACATGCTGAGCTTCGGCGTATTCGGAGCCGGAGTGGTGCACGGGTTCACGGCCGGCACCGATGCATCGAACCCCGTGTACGTGGGCGTCTCCGTAGCTGCCATCATCGTTACCGTGTTCTTGACCACCTATCGAGTGCTGGCCCCGGGGCGAGGCCGATGA
- a CDS encoding amidohydrolase family protein gives MHDLVIRNALLVDGTGAEPVDGVDIAVDGDRIVAVESGRSVGSARRHIDADGRLVTPGFVDIHTHYDGQATWDAQLEPSSPHGVTTVVMGNCGVGFAPADPARHQWLIELMEGVEDIPGAALAEGMQWEWESFPEYLDALDRRRFAVDVSALVAHGPVRAYVMGERGARNEPATPAEIDRMAQIVAEAVRAGAKGFSTSRTIAHRAMDGEPVPGTFAAEDELFALARAVDSTGKGLVEVAPAGVAGEDIVAPEREMEWMLRLSKQISRPITWLMLQNLAAPDDWRQFMSLSAQAQSEGHLVIPQVAGRPVGVLFGLQGRHRFRDCPSFAPLLALDHRAQAAAMRSGELRAALIAEAARMEAAAIADNPVAALMLRAFDRLYVLGDPVDYEPTQADSIAARAAARGVDPVDEYYDRLLDRDGSAFMLMTFLGYSHGNGDALYEMLNHPAAVLGLADGGAHSNFICDASTPTWMLTHWARDRTRGPRLELPYAVKKMTSDTARLFDFHDRGIVAPGMKADLNVIDFDALRLHEPKLVHDLPAGGSRLVQPASGYAATIVSGVVSRADDEFTGELPGRLVRS, from the coding sequence ATGCACGACCTGGTCATCCGCAACGCCTTGCTGGTCGACGGGACGGGCGCGGAACCCGTCGATGGAGTCGACATCGCCGTCGACGGCGATCGCATCGTCGCTGTCGAATCGGGCCGAAGCGTCGGGTCGGCGAGGCGCCACATCGACGCCGACGGGCGCCTGGTGACGCCCGGCTTTGTCGACATTCACACCCACTACGACGGTCAGGCCACCTGGGACGCCCAGCTAGAGCCTTCTTCGCCTCATGGCGTCACCACGGTCGTCATGGGCAACTGTGGTGTCGGATTCGCACCGGCCGACCCGGCCAGGCATCAATGGCTGATCGAGTTGATGGAAGGTGTCGAGGACATCCCCGGAGCGGCTCTGGCCGAGGGGATGCAGTGGGAGTGGGAGAGCTTCCCCGAGTACCTCGACGCGCTCGATCGCCGCCGGTTTGCCGTGGACGTTTCCGCCTTGGTCGCGCACGGGCCCGTTCGTGCTTATGTGATGGGCGAACGGGGGGCTCGCAACGAGCCGGCCACCCCGGCCGAGATCGACCGCATGGCCCAGATCGTCGCCGAGGCCGTGCGCGCCGGCGCCAAGGGGTTTTCCACCAGCCGCACCATCGCCCACCGGGCCATGGACGGCGAACCGGTGCCCGGCACCTTTGCTGCCGAGGACGAACTGTTCGCCCTTGCGCGAGCCGTCGACTCGACCGGCAAAGGCCTGGTCGAGGTGGCTCCTGCCGGGGTCGCGGGCGAAGACATCGTTGCACCCGAACGTGAGATGGAATGGATGCTGCGACTGTCCAAGCAGATCAGCCGGCCCATCACATGGCTGATGCTCCAGAACCTCGCCGCTCCCGACGATTGGCGCCAGTTCATGAGCCTGTCGGCCCAGGCTCAAAGCGAAGGGCACCTGGTGATCCCCCAGGTTGCCGGCCGGCCCGTTGGTGTGTTGTTCGGCCTCCAAGGTCGCCATCGGTTCCGCGATTGTCCCTCGTTTGCTCCCCTGCTGGCTCTGGACCATCGGGCCCAGGCAGCGGCGATGCGCTCTGGGGAGTTGAGGGCCGCTCTCATCGCCGAAGCCGCACGAATGGAAGCTGCTGCAATCGCCGACAATCCGGTGGCTGCGCTGATGTTGCGGGCGTTCGACCGGCTGTACGTGCTGGGCGACCCCGTCGACTACGAACCGACCCAGGCCGACTCGATCGCAGCGCGGGCAGCGGCTCGGGGAGTCGACCCCGTAGACGAGTACTACGACCGCCTGCTCGATCGCGATGGCTCGGCCTTCATGCTGATGACGTTCCTGGGATACAGCCATGGCAACGGCGACGCGCTGTACGAGATGCTCAACCACCCGGCTGCCGTTCTGGGGCTGGCCGACGGTGGCGCCCACTCGAACTTCATCTGTGATGCGTCGACACCCACCTGGATGCTGACGCATTGGGCGCGCGACCGAACCCGAGGGCCGCGCCTCGAGCTGCCCTACGCGGTGAAGAAGATGACCTCTGACACCGCCAGACTGTTCGACTTCCACGACAGAGGCATCGTGGCGCCTGGAATGAAAGCCGATCTGAACGTCATCGACTTCGATGCACTGCGGCTGCACGAACCCAAGCTGGTGCACGACCTTCCTGCGGGTGGGTCGCGCCTGGTTCAGCCCGCGTCGGGATACGCCGCAACCATCGTCTCGGGGGTGGTCAGCCGAGCCGACGACGAGTTCACCGGCGAACTGCCCGGTCGCCTCGT
- a CDS encoding DUF4916 domain-containing protein — MNEIDIDIHSQWLSQDELETVRGRVPIVYVEAVPVRLDELGQVTHIGLLRRAMPDGTISLAIVSGRVLWGETIREALMRNLDKDLGPAAFPRLPASPTPFTVAEYMPDPTQTGFHDPRQHAVSLAYIVPIEGHCEPSQSALEFSWVDTSEAGGIAVSAEMTGGQDRIVRRALGFVGRLP; from the coding sequence TTGAACGAGATTGACATCGACATCCACTCACAGTGGCTGAGCCAGGACGAACTGGAGACCGTTCGTGGTCGCGTGCCCATCGTCTACGTCGAGGCCGTCCCGGTTCGTCTGGACGAGCTTGGCCAGGTGACCCATATCGGCTTGCTGAGGCGCGCGATGCCCGACGGCACCATTTCGCTGGCGATCGTGTCTGGCCGGGTGTTGTGGGGCGAGACGATCCGCGAGGCGCTCATGCGCAACCTCGACAAAGACCTGGGGCCAGCCGCGTTCCCTCGACTGCCGGCCTCGCCCACACCTTTCACCGTGGCCGAGTACATGCCAGACCCCACCCAGACCGGTTTCCACGATCCGCGCCAACACGCTGTGTCGCTGGCCTACATCGTTCCGATAGAGGGACACTGCGAGCCATCGCAATCGGCCCTCGAGTTCTCGTGGGTCGATACCTCCGAAGCGGGCGGCATAGCGGTGTCGGCCGAGATGACCGGCGGCCAGGATCGCATCGTGCGACGAGCTCTGGGGTTTGTGGGGCGACTCCCCTGA
- a CDS encoding 4'-phosphopantetheinyl transferase superfamily protein, with product MFDAASTGEPGPVRRPDIEAMFARSAANLGIPAARFAVRTVEVPSAADELLCHPAAIREAQSFAPKRREGFLAGRACARAALQQLTGIDSPVPRSLDRSPAWPAGITGSITHTDGFIAAVVAHRRGFVVGIDAERVERTERDVSRRILTDAEAEWVGACADPMLATMSVFSAQEAFYKAQFQVTKAWVGFHDVTTVDAGGMLELHPHTQLEALGNIVWPVRAAQTVLDGGTGERTVVSALVAHPT from the coding sequence ATGTTCGACGCCGCTTCCACCGGCGAACCCGGCCCGGTGCGACGACCCGACATCGAGGCGATGTTCGCCCGGTCGGCCGCCAACCTCGGTATTCCCGCGGCTCGATTTGCGGTGCGCACTGTCGAGGTTCCCAGCGCCGCAGACGAACTGCTGTGTCATCCGGCGGCTATTCGCGAGGCCCAGAGTTTTGCCCCCAAGCGGCGCGAGGGGTTCCTGGCGGGCCGTGCGTGTGCTCGAGCCGCCCTGCAACAGCTGACCGGCATCGATTCGCCCGTGCCGCGTTCGCTGGATCGTTCGCCGGCGTGGCCTGCGGGCATCACCGGCTCGATAACCCACACCGATGGGTTCATCGCTGCGGTTGTGGCCCATCGACGGGGCTTCGTCGTAGGAATCGATGCCGAACGGGTCGAGCGCACAGAGCGCGATGTATCGCGCCGAATCCTCACCGATGCCGAGGCCGAGTGGGTGGGCGCCTGCGCCGATCCGATGCTGGCGACGATGTCGGTGTTCAGCGCCCAAGAGGCGTTCTACAAGGCACAATTCCAGGTCACCAAGGCCTGGGTGGGGTTCCACGACGTCACCACGGTCGACGCCGGTGGCATGCTCGAACTGCACCCCCACACACAGCTCGAGGCCCTCGGCAACATCGTTTGGCCGGTTCGAGCCGCCCAGACGGTGTTGGATGGCGGCACGGGCGAACGCACGGTGGTTTCCGCCCTGGTAGCGCACCCGACCTGA
- a CDS encoding AMP-binding protein produces the protein MEETVVDLFATSASTLHLVDNDGPVELTGKELAASGSAFGWWLRQNGVGRGDRVAVWSDNGRAYLEALAGCADAGLTLVNVNTRYGPAEVADLMRRSGCRALISDRLDDLDTQSLGLAATVDANLALPQAAPVGRSDASPVAPFVVFTTSGTTSKPKMVLHQQRSISAHAYDVAGSMGLRRNDTVLLAMPLCGTFGLTTLTCALAAGCDIVVPRRFDVDGFARLIADHHVTVTFGSDDMFHRLIEADADLTGIRLGGYAAFNSSLDDIVQRAEERGARLVGLYGMSEVQALFAARNPDDAAEARARAGGRLVSRSADCRVIDGELQLHAPRLFTGYLAEGGAKIDIALTEASFDRGWFCTGDLAEMEAADSFHYQARMGDSLRLGGFLVAPAEIEAALNELDDIEASQVVAVDRPSGARPVAFVIARQGADTAQLERKAIDHCNSRLARYKVPVRVVAIEEFPTTPSANGTKIQKVKLRRVAASLLETEQAE, from the coding sequence ATGGAAGAGACGGTTGTCGACCTTTTCGCAACGTCCGCCAGCACGCTTCACCTCGTCGACAACGATGGTCCAGTCGAGCTGACCGGCAAGGAGTTGGCGGCTTCGGGCTCTGCGTTTGGGTGGTGGCTACGCCAGAACGGCGTGGGGCGAGGCGATCGGGTCGCGGTGTGGTCCGACAACGGCCGCGCCTACCTCGAAGCCCTGGCCGGTTGTGCCGATGCGGGGCTGACTCTGGTCAATGTGAACACCCGCTATGGCCCAGCAGAGGTTGCCGACCTGATGCGGCGAAGTGGTTGCCGCGCCCTGATAAGCGATCGTCTGGACGACCTCGACACCCAGTCTCTCGGTTTGGCCGCCACGGTCGACGCCAACCTGGCGCTGCCCCAGGCGGCCCCGGTGGGCCGATCGGATGCCTCGCCGGTTGCCCCGTTCGTCGTGTTCACCACCAGCGGCACAACGAGCAAGCCGAAGATGGTGCTGCACCAACAGCGCTCGATCTCGGCCCACGCGTACGACGTGGCCGGCAGTATGGGCCTACGCCGAAACGACACGGTGTTGCTGGCCATGCCGCTTTGTGGCACGTTCGGCCTAACGACGCTGACCTGCGCTCTGGCGGCCGGATGCGACATCGTGGTGCCGCGACGGTTCGACGTGGACGGTTTCGCGCGGCTCATCGCCGACCACCACGTCACCGTCACCTTCGGCAGCGACGACATGTTCCATCGCCTGATCGAAGCCGACGCCGACCTGACGGGCATTCGCCTCGGTGGCTACGCCGCCTTCAACAGCAGCCTCGACGACATCGTGCAACGAGCCGAAGAACGTGGGGCCCGGCTGGTGGGCTTGTATGGCATGAGCGAGGTCCAGGCGCTGTTTGCCGCACGCAACCCCGACGACGCTGCCGAGGCGCGGGCGAGGGCGGGCGGGCGGCTCGTGTCGCGCTCGGCCGATTGCCGTGTGATCGACGGCGAGCTTCAGCTTCACGCACCCAGGCTGTTCACCGGATACCTGGCCGAGGGTGGCGCGAAGATCGACATCGCGTTGACCGAGGCTTCGTTCGACCGTGGTTGGTTCTGCACCGGGGACCTGGCCGAGATGGAGGCTGCAGACTCGTTCCACTATCAGGCGCGCATGGGCGACTCGTTGCGCCTGGGCGGTTTCCTGGTGGCCCCGGCCGAGATCGAGGCGGCCTTGAACGAACTCGACGACATCGAAGCCAGCCAGGTGGTCGCTGTCGACCGGCCCAGCGGAGCCAGACCGGTTGCTTTCGTCATCGCCAGACAGGGTGCAGACACCGCCCAACTCGAGCGCAAGGCCATCGACCACTGCAACTCGCGGCTGGCGCGATACAAGGTGCCTGTGCGGGTCGTGGCCATCGAGGAGTTCCCCACCACACCCAGCGCAAACGGCACCAAGATCCAGAAAGTGAAGCTTCGTAGGGTGGCCGCGAGTCTCTTGGAGACCGAGCAGGCAGAATGA
- a CDS encoding rhomboid family intramembrane serine protease, producing the protein MALSRPTNSSGPPPPQSGGRRFGERLGYALLVVGLMLAAMWVVEVLDTFALDERLEREGIHPRRIDGLDGVLWAPFLHGGWAHLIGNSMPLAVLGVLTFVHGRRRGWMVVAAVISAGGLLTWVLARSGNHIGASGLVFGLLGYLLAAALFARRLREVATAILAGLLYGGLVWGFLPSPGVSWESHVFGFAAGVGSAYALGRDK; encoded by the coding sequence GTGGCGTTGTCACGACCGACCAACAGTTCTGGCCCACCGCCCCCGCAAAGCGGGGGCCGGCGGTTCGGCGAGCGCCTCGGTTATGCCCTGCTGGTGGTGGGGCTGATGCTGGCGGCGATGTGGGTCGTCGAGGTGCTCGACACCTTTGCGCTGGACGAGCGCCTCGAGCGAGAGGGCATCCATCCGCGGCGCATCGACGGACTCGACGGCGTTCTGTGGGCTCCGTTCCTGCACGGCGGCTGGGCTCACCTGATCGGCAACTCGATGCCCTTGGCTGTGTTGGGGGTGCTGACGTTCGTCCACGGCCGACGCCGCGGCTGGATGGTGGTGGCCGCGGTGATCTCGGCGGGCGGCCTGCTGACATGGGTGCTGGCCCGCTCTGGCAATCACATCGGAGCCTCGGGCCTGGTGTTTGGGCTGCTTGGTTATCTGCTGGCTGCGGCCTTGTTCGCCAGACGCCTGCGCGAGGTGGCCACAGCGATACTCGCCGGGTTGCTTTACGGGGGACTGGTGTGGGGATTCTTGCCCAGCCCTGGCGTGTCGTGGGAGAGCCACGTGTTCGGGTTCGCGGCCGGGGTGGGCTCGGCCTATGCCCTGGGCCGAGACAAATGA
- a CDS encoding DEAD/DEAH box helicase gives MQNSDPASFDELGLRPELLSAIAESGYSAPSAIQAQAIPLILEGNDLIGQAATGTGKTAAFALPILQNLEGPSEPKRPLALVLAPTRELATQVAEAVKTYGAELRVRVGELVGGAHIGGQIKSLERGVHIAVGTPGRVLDLMNRGHLDLSMVRTVVLDEGDEMLDLGFAEELDAILDATPTERQTVLFSATMPPKMVDIADRHLDHPVSVSIERNTSADASLIRHRLHMVHRTDKAAALSRVLAVESPTATLVFCRTRDEVDQLVEVLGQRGLRAQALHGGMSQEQRTIALGRLRSEAAELVVATDVAARGLHIDHLSHVVNFDVPTSPETFVHRIGRVGRAGRTGTAITLATPAQNRLIDRIVDETGIQLQPEPVPTAADLRRARVRRLGAEVTRRVGLDDPLQAELADMVRSMAADHDPIEIAAAALAMSLADNEDDSLDISDATSRRRKDTDRKDRGDRPRGPRTKPTGPMVTLKVGGGKHVGIRPKDLVGSIAGETGLSGSDIGNIAIMPKFSLVDVPAEHADRVVTTMNGATIRGKQLSFALDRPKGKHSGGSTRPYERSPQGRATQRNKKPGGPRRRG, from the coding sequence ATGCAAAACTCTGATCCGGCCTCGTTCGACGAGCTCGGCCTACGCCCCGAGCTGCTGTCGGCGATAGCCGAATCGGGCTATTCGGCGCCGTCGGCCATCCAGGCCCAGGCCATCCCACTGATCCTCGAAGGCAACGACCTGATCGGGCAGGCCGCAACCGGCACCGGCAAGACGGCCGCCTTCGCACTGCCGATTCTGCAGAATCTCGAGGGTCCCTCCGAGCCCAAGCGGCCGCTGGCCTTGGTGCTGGCACCCACCCGCGAGCTGGCAACCCAGGTGGCCGAAGCGGTCAAGACCTATGGCGCCGAGCTGCGCGTCCGTGTGGGCGAGCTGGTGGGCGGCGCCCACATCGGCGGACAGATCAAGTCGCTCGAACGTGGTGTCCACATCGCAGTTGGCACACCGGGCCGGGTGCTCGACCTGATGAACCGTGGCCACCTCGACCTGTCGATGGTGCGAACCGTCGTGCTCGACGAGGGCGACGAGATGCTCGACCTGGGGTTCGCCGAGGAACTCGATGCGATCCTCGACGCAACCCCAACCGAACGCCAGACCGTCTTGTTCTCGGCAACCATGCCACCGAAGATGGTCGACATCGCCGACCGCCATCTCGACCATCCCGTGTCGGTCAGCATCGAACGCAACACATCGGCCGACGCCAGCCTCATCAGGCATCGGCTGCACATGGTTCACCGCACCGACAAGGCTGCAGCCCTGTCACGGGTCTTGGCCGTCGAGAGCCCCACCGCCACGCTGGTGTTTTGCCGTACCCGCGACGAGGTCGACCAACTGGTCGAGGTTCTCGGCCAGCGCGGGCTGCGTGCACAGGCGTTGCACGGCGGCATGAGCCAAGAGCAGCGAACCATTGCGCTCGGCCGGTTGCGCAGCGAGGCAGCCGAACTCGTGGTGGCCACCGATGTGGCGGCCCGTGGCCTACACATCGATCACCTGAGCCACGTGGTCAACTTCGACGTCCCGACGTCGCCAGAGACCTTCGTCCACCGCATCGGACGGGTGGGGCGGGCCGGGCGCACGGGTACGGCCATCACGCTGGCGACCCCCGCCCAGAACCGGCTGATCGACCGCATCGTCGACGAGACCGGCATCCAGCTGCAACCCGAGCCCGTTCCGACGGCGGCCGATCTGCGCCGGGCGCGCGTCAGGCGCCTGGGAGCCGAAGTAACCCGCAGGGTGGGTCTCGACGACCCGCTGCAGGCCGAGTTGGCCGACATGGTCAGGTCGATGGCCGCCGACCACGACCCCATCGAGATAGCCGCGGCTGCGCTGGCCATGTCGCTTGCAGACAACGAGGACGACTCGCTCGACATCTCCGACGCAACCTCGCGCCGGCGCAAGGACACCGACCGCAAAGACCGCGGCGACCGCCCCAGAGGACCACGCACCAAGCCGACAGGCCCGATGGTGACGCTGAAGGTAGGCGGCGGCAAACACGTTGGCATCCGACCCAAGGATCTCGTCGGCTCGATCGCCGGCGAGACCGGGCTCAGCGGATCCGACATCGGCAACATCGCCATCATGCCCAAGTTCTCTTTGGTGGATGTTCCGGCCGAGCATGCCGACCGCGTCGTCACCACCATGAACGGTGCCACCATAAGGGGCAAGCAGCTCAGCTTCGCTCTCGATCGTCCGAAGGGAAAACACTCTGGAGGATCGACTCGCCCGTATGAACGTTCGCCGCAAGGACGCGCCACCCAGCGCAACAAGAAGCCTGGCGGACCCAGGCGCCGTGGTTAA
- a CDS encoding FAD:protein FMN transferase, which yields MAPRTVRPFGEARFRAMGTDAHVVVVAPNQTEAQRLVVHAIDRIDHLERLWSRFDASSEVSELNRNAGEWVGVSPETMRLVGTADVATLATQGVFDALVGRAVLNLGYDRSFDLIAGAAPIEDPSESGAHTYLHPTTRARTDAARLSVCIPAGTSFDPGGIGKGLAADLIVAELVESGADGAMVNLGGDLVVAGAPPDGEVWTITITEPAAGLHRPTTVGLVQGAVATSTSRKRRWTQGAAEVHHIVDPATGQNPTGEVVLATVITGAGWWAEAVATSLVGRDLLIDPPDGVAALLANMAGTIRTYGDFAEYEIEGPSAHAGPSARQGVLR from the coding sequence ATGGCGCCGCGAACTGTGAGGCCATTCGGCGAGGCCCGTTTCAGGGCCATGGGCACCGACGCACATGTTGTGGTCGTTGCCCCCAACCAAACCGAGGCACAGCGGTTGGTCGTGCACGCGATCGACCGGATCGATCACCTCGAACGGCTGTGGAGCCGCTTCGATGCTTCCAGCGAGGTATCCGAGCTCAACCGCAACGCCGGCGAGTGGGTTGGCGTGAGCCCCGAGACCATGAGGCTGGTGGGCACCGCCGACGTCGCCACGCTCGCCACCCAAGGGGTATTCGACGCCCTGGTGGGGCGCGCGGTGCTGAACCTGGGTTATGACCGGTCGTTCGACCTCATCGCCGGGGCCGCCCCCATCGAAGACCCGTCCGAGTCCGGCGCGCACACATATCTGCACCCGACAACACGGGCTCGCACCGACGCTGCACGGCTCAGCGTGTGTATACCGGCCGGCACATCGTTCGATCCGGGTGGCATCGGAAAGGGCCTCGCGGCCGATCTGATCGTGGCGGAGCTGGTCGAGTCTGGTGCCGACGGCGCGATGGTGAACCTCGGCGGTGACCTGGTCGTTGCCGGCGCACCTCCCGACGGCGAGGTCTGGACGATAACCATCACCGAGCCGGCCGCCGGTTTGCACCGGCCCACGACGGTTGGGCTGGTCCAGGGGGCGGTGGCCACGTCGACATCGCGCAAGCGGCGGTGGACGCAGGGCGCGGCCGAGGTGCACCACATCGTCGACCCGGCGACCGGACAGAACCCAACTGGCGAGGTCGTGTTGGCGACCGTCATCACCGGAGCCGGATGGTGGGCCGAAGCCGTCGCCACTTCGCTGGTGGGACGCGACCTGTTGATCGACCCACCAGACGGGGTCGCAGCATTGCTGGCAAATATGGCCGGCACGATCAGGACCTATGGCGACTTCGCCGAGTACGAGATCGAAGGCCCCTCGGCCCATGCGGGCCCCTCGGCCCGGCAAGGAGTGCTGCGATGA
- a CDS encoding response regulator transcription factor, protein MRVLVVEDELAMADSIRKGLEAEAMAVDVATDGESGLWMARENTYDAIILDIMLPKMNGYVVCRTLRDEGDWTPVMMLTAKQGEFDEAEGLDTGADDYVTKPFSFVVLLARLRALVRRKMSERPTVLTVGDLELDPAAHTVTRNSRPVELTAREFAILEHLMRRPGEVISKTEILDAVWDLNFEGDTNIVEVYVSSLRKKIDAPFDRKSLQTVRGAGYRLVAGGGS, encoded by the coding sequence ATGAGGGTTCTCGTTGTCGAGGACGAGCTGGCCATGGCCGACTCGATCCGCAAGGGCCTCGAAGCCGAGGCCATGGCCGTAGATGTCGCGACCGACGGCGAATCGGGGCTGTGGATGGCTCGCGAGAACACCTACGACGCGATCATCCTCGACATCATGTTGCCGAAGATGAACGGCTATGTGGTGTGCCGAACCCTTCGAGACGAGGGCGACTGGACGCCGGTGATGATGCTGACCGCCAAACAAGGCGAGTTCGACGAAGCCGAGGGGCTCGACACGGGCGCCGACGACTATGTCACCAAGCCGTTCAGCTTCGTCGTGTTGCTGGCTCGCCTGCGGGCGCTGGTCAGGCGCAAGATGTCGGAGCGGCCGACGGTGTTGACCGTGGGCGACCTCGAACTCGATCCGGCCGCCCACACCGTTACCAGAAACTCGAGACCCGTCGAGCTGACAGCCCGCGAGTTCGCGATCCTCGAGCACCTGATGCGGCGGCCGGGCGAGGTGATCTCCAAGACCGAGATACTCGACGCGGTGTGGGACCTCAACTTCGAGGGCGACACCAACATCGTCGAGGTGTACGTCAGCTCGCTGCGCAAGAAGATCGATGCACCGTTCGACCGCAAGAGCCTGCAGACCGTTCGCGGCGCCGGCTATCGCCTGGTCGCAGGCGGTGGGTCTTGA